A stretch of the Aegilops tauschii subsp. strangulata cultivar AL8/78 chromosome 4, Aet v6.0, whole genome shotgun sequence genome encodes the following:
- the LOC141021290 gene encoding uncharacterized protein, whose product MAEEALAAAMDKLADIMAAKMVAAGEKAPADVGSSAVQAEMVQKIELAPNEVKLEGVENYLRWSRRGKLILRTKSLEDYALGEVKEPEDKRGASWKKWNATDSLVLNWLLSSLSPSVAASVEDLPTAAEVWAALASMYSGKGNVMLVSKIEDTVHDLTQGDRTVMMYVEELKHLSADLDYLAPLVLPHAECAVIARKWVEDRRVLKFLKGLDSMFENRRAILMQQAELPSLRDAIAAIAQEETRLKAVERSKVASRPAYHIMNRPETRDCHNCGLKGHLSYQCTAPPKRDNKGRGGYRGSYRGDGRGYYRGSNNRGRGAPSNYNNYNRYQGEARANVSVMSEGQSSSSHSQDMRNEQQGQDKRNGQQAETVFGDFAHFVYSDEGDGNWEEAWGRNQA is encoded by the exons ATGGCGGAGGAAGCACTGGCGGCTGCAATGGACAAGCTTGCGGACATCATGGCCGCAAAGATGGTGGCTGCCGGTGAGAAGGCACCTGCTGATGTGGGCTCGAGCGCTGTGCAGGCAGAGATGGTGCAGAAGATTGAGCTGGCTCCAAACGAGGTGAAGTTAGAAGGTGTAGAGAACTACCTGAGGTGGTCGAGGAGAGGTAAACTCATCCTCAGAACTAAGTCACTGGAAGACTATGCTCTTGGTGAGGTGAAGGAACCAGAAGACAAGAGGGGAGCTTCATGGAAGAAATGGAATGCCACGGACAGTTTGGTGTTGAATTGGCTGCTGAGTTCTCTATCCCCTTCTGTTGCTGCTTCGGTGGAGGACCTCCCTACTGCTGCTGAAGTATGGGCAGCGTTAGCTAGTATGTACTCAGGGAAGGGAAATGTCATGTTGGTCTCCAAAATTGAAGACACTGTGCATGATCTCACTCAAGGTGATAGGACTGTAATGATGTATGTTGAAGAGCTGAAACATCTTTCGGCTGATTTAGACTATCTTGCACCTCTTGTGTTGCCACATGCTGAGTGTGCAGTGATAGCTAGAAAGTGGGTTGAGGATAGGCGTGTCCTCAAGTTTCTGAAGGGGCTGGACTCCATGTTTGAGAATAGAAGGGCTATCTTAATGCAACAAGCTGAGTTGCCGTCACTAAGAGATGCCATTGCTGCTATAGCACAGGAAGAGACTAGACTGAAAGCTGTGGAGCGGTCAAAGGTGGCTTCCAGACCTGCTTATCACATAATGAATAGGCCTGAGACAAGAGACTGCCACAATTGTGGGCTGAAAGGGCATCTCAGTTACCAGTGCACAGCCCCACCGAAGAGAGACAACAAAGGCAGAGGAGGTTACAGAGGCAGCTACAGAGGAGATGGCAGGGGATACTATCGTGGAAGCAACAACAGGGGCAGAGGTGCTCCAAGTAACTATAACAACTACAATCGCTACCAAGGGGAGGCCAGAGCGAATGTATCTGTCATGAGTGAGGGTCAGTCCAGTTCTTCTCATAGTCAAGACATGAGAAATGAGCAGCAGGGTCAAGACAAGAGGAACGGACAGCAAGCAGAGACAGTGTTTGGTGACTTTGCTCATTTTGTGTACTCTGATGAAG GAGATGGGAACTGGGAGGAGGCTTGGGGCAGGAACCAGGCATAG